The Pseudoalteromonas sp. N1230-9 genome segment GAAAGCGTAACGTTTTATCCCAAAACTCTACACCAGAAAGAGCAAGTTTAGTCACAGAGTGTATCTCAGGATCATCATCAACAATTAATACATCCCAAAAATCCGAAACAGACTCCTCTAGCGGCTGCTCATCATCCTGATCACTAAATAAAAAGTCGTTACTCTCTGATGCCATTAATAATTCCTTAGACTACTCATCCAAAAACTGCAACGATGACTCCATCCCATTTTACAGCCTTGATGGAAAATTCTACCACTTAATTTGACTATGATACATTGCTGATAACTTATATTGTGTAGATTATAGTCTATGATACGTATAATGTTATGAAAGCTATAAAATTATTACCTGAGGTGAGATTATTAAACTATTCGTTCTGTGTATAAAAACACTGTTTATATGTGCCCTTATAACTTTAGTGGTTGGGCTGATGCTTTCACAGCAATATACCGTAAATAAAGCAATAACAGTCACCGCGAAGCGTGATGATATTGCCTCGCTCGTTACGGACTTGAACCAGTGGCCACAGTGGCAACCTTGGGAAGCAGTCGATCCGAGTATTCAGTTTACACTTGCTGAGCCAAGTCAAGGTGTCGGTGCCCACCAATTTTGGGATAGCCGTTGGGGAGCGGGTGAAATGACAATTACACAAATGAACGACGAAGGAATGAGCTTTAACCTTTTATTTAATCAAGAACACATTGCTCGAGGTTCTATTCGTTACTTAAATCAAGGCAGTGATGTTGAAGTCATATGTACGCTTCATGGTGAGGTAAATACCCCAATTATAGGTGGCTACCTTGCCCTTTTAAGCCAATACATACTTAACAACACAGTAAAACTTGCGCTTAATAATATAAAAACACATGCGCAATTAACCACTACCGACAAGGCCAATGCCACCGATGACAGTC includes the following:
- a CDS encoding SRPBCC family protein, translated to MLSQQYTVNKAITVTAKRDDIASLVTDLNQWPQWQPWEAVDPSIQFTLAEPSQGVGAHQFWDSRWGAGEMTITQMNDEGMSFNLLFNQEHIARGSIRYLNQGSDVEVICTLHGEVNTPIIGGYLALLSQYILNNTVKLALNNIKTHAQLTTTDKANATDDSQNGTSKS